The Gadus macrocephalus chromosome 20, ASM3116895v1 genome includes a region encoding these proteins:
- the txndc9 gene encoding thioredoxin domain-containing protein 9, which translates to MAGGQTMDILAKVLEQSAKLMEEKVDEQLNKLDRMDDDELDKLKERRLEALKKAQKQKQDWLSKGHGEYREIPSEKDFFGEVKESKNVVCHFYRDSTFRCKIVDKHLAILAKKHVETKFIKLNVEKAPFLSERLHIKVIPTMALLIDGITKDFIVGFGDLGNTDEFSTEMLEWRLGCTDVINYSGNRMEPPSMTKRPGTKFTKVEKKTIRGKGYDSDSDSEDD; encoded by the exons ATGGCAGGTGGACAGACCATGGATATACTAGCAAAGGTGCTTGAGCAGTCAGCCAAGTtgatggaggagaaggtggatgAGCAGTTGAACAAGCTGGATCGTATGGATGACGACGAACTGGATAAACTGAAGGAAAGGAGACTGGAGGCACTCAAAAAAGCTCAGAAACAGAAGCAG gaCTGGCTGTCCAAAGGCCATGGCGAATACAGAGAAATACCCAGCGAGAAAGACTTTTTTGGGGAGGTAAAGGAGAGCAAGAATGTGGTCTGCCATTTCTACAGAGACTCCACCTTCAG ATGTAAAATTGTCGACAAGCACCTTGCCATCTTGGCCAAGAAGCATGTTGAAACAAAATTTATCAAGCTGAATGTGGAGAAGGCCCCCTTCTTGTCTGAGAGGCTGCATATCAAGGTGATCCCCACCATGGCCCTGCTGATAGATGGGATAACCAAGGACTTCATTGTCGGCTTCGGTGATCTTGGAAACACAGATGAGTTCTCCACAGAGATGCTGGAGTGGAGACTTGGCTGCACAGATGTTATTAATtacag TGGTAATCGCATGGAGCCTCCTTCAATGACAAAGAGACCAGGAACAAAGTTCACAAAGGTGGAGAAGAAGACCATAAGAGGGAAAGGTTACGACTCTGACTCTGATTCTGAAGATGACTGA
- the mitd1 gene encoding MIT domain-containing protein 1: MTQNHVTGMEASAVSVLKRAVELDQGARFQESLVCYQEGIQLLMDVLKAVKDDPKKVHYRGKIKGYMERAEQIKVHVNQLKEDGKYHEQIKISEDATGYSYGMLFKPYISSALSEVWVEDPYIRHIHQLYNFLRFCEMLLKADCQVKTIHLLTSQDEVDSGQQTTALAEVKQSLQTQGVSLDLQYSSTIHDREIRFDNGWIIKIGRGLDYFKKSKGRFSVGYCDYDLRQCHETTVDIFHTKHTKKLGDVM, translated from the exons ATGACACAAAATCACGTTACTGGGATGGAGGCATCTGCTGTCTCTGTCCTTAAGCGTGCTGTTGAGCTGGACCAGGGTGCTCGTTTTCAAGAGTCCCTTGTCTGTTATCAGGAGGGCATACAGTTGCTTATGGACGTCCTGAaag CCGTCAAAGATGACCCGAAGAAAGTGCACTACAGGGGGAAAATCAAGGGCTACATGGAAAGAGCGGAGCAGATCAAAGTTCACGTGAACCAACTTAAAGAGG ATGGTAAATACCACGAGCAGATCAAAATATCTGAGGATGCCACAGGTTACAGCTATGGGATGTTATTCAAGCCCTACATAAGCAGTGCTCTCTCAGAGGTCTGGGTGGAAGATCCCTACATCCGACACATCCATCAG TTGTACAACTTCCTCCGCTTCTGTGAGATGTTGCTGAAAGCCGACTGCCAAGTGAAAACAATCCACCTGCTTACGTCCCAGGATGAA GTGGACAGTGGCCAGCAGACCACTGCCCTGGCCGAGGTAAAGCAGAGTCTTCAGACTCAAGGAGTATCCCTGGACcttcagtactcctccaccATCCATGACAGAGAGATCAG GTTTGACAACGGCTGGATCATCAAGATAGGAAGAGGACTTGACTACTTTAAGAAATCTAAG GGCCGCTTTTCCGTTGGATATTGTGACTATGATCTCAGGCAGTGCCATGAGACCACAGTGGACATTtttcacaccaaacacacaaagaaactaGGAGACGTTATGTGA
- the mrpl30 gene encoding 39S ribosomal protein L30, mitochondrial, producing the protein MSLLCRCLALPVKILTQGPVYQTPLLTSIRTRFTKSRIPSALFEERSKEHLKYGGDPTQPHKLHIVIRVKSTKRRPYWEKKLIKDLGLEKGQIPVVHKNTPAVNSLLKYVKHLVSIQPLKTPYGLPAEEDMADSYINSKGELIVRRLLKPIEPKAIES; encoded by the exons ATGTCACTCTTGTGCCGCTGTCTAGCTTTACCGGTCAAG ATCTTGACACAAGGCCCTGTATATCAAACCCCTTTACTTACATCGATTCGGACTAGATTTACCAAATCACGGATCCCTAGTGCG CTATTTGAAGAGAGGTCCAAAGAACATTTGAAATATGGGGGTGATCCAACTCAACCCCATAAACTTCACATAGTGATACGTGTGAAGAGTACAAAGAGACGTCCATACTGGGAGAAGAAACTGATTAAAGACCTTGGTCTTGAAAAG GGACAAATCCCTGTtgttcacaaaaacacacctgcaGTCAATAGCCTGTTGAAGTACGTCAAGCATCTTGTGAG CATACAGCCACTCAAGACACCGTATGGACTCCCTGCTGAAGAAGACATGGCAGACTCGTACATCAACAGCAAAGGAGAGTTGATTGTGCGACGCCTCCTCAAGCCAATAGAGCCCAAGGCTATTGAATCTTAG